A region of Rhodopirellula islandica DNA encodes the following proteins:
- a CDS encoding prepilin peptidase: MFITIAIVVCALLAIATACDLRTREIPDWISVSIGSVAVISSLLGWLGLPIVWVLVGGVVGLAIAYALFRFAKLGGGDGKLLISLGMLVGPVGILIVLFGMAIAGGVLSLIAMLRGERDYAYVPAIAAGFVGYVGFVHFLV; encoded by the coding sequence TTGTTCATCACCATCGCCATCGTTGTGTGTGCCTTGCTTGCGATCGCAACCGCTTGCGACCTTCGCACGCGAGAGATTCCGGATTGGATCTCGGTGTCGATCGGCAGCGTTGCCGTTATCAGTTCGCTGTTGGGCTGGCTTGGTCTACCGATCGTCTGGGTGCTGGTGGGCGGTGTCGTCGGACTTGCGATCGCGTACGCCTTGTTTCGATTCGCGAAGCTCGGTGGTGGCGATGGAAAGCTTCTCATTTCGCTGGGGATGTTGGTGGGACCCGTTGGGATTTTGATTGTGTTGTTTGGAATGGCCATCGCCGGTGGCGTGCTCTCGCTGATCGCGATGCTTCGCGGCGAGCGAGACTACGCCTATGTGCCCGCCATCGCGGCGGGGTTTGTTGGCTACGTCGGTTTCGTTCACTTCCTCGTCTGA
- a CDS encoding type II secretion system F family protein, with the protein MATLIILAITLFVLAGATLALRRSLAGATAGNRLGDSIELLSPTKTPQVEASSARADRRRIIQPLLRPLRWVPYLVGALISLTIGLLTSIPISIVAAIGLVVALLLAQLEVGWHAWRLSRIERQLIDLLDMMIPMLRSGAGASAALAAASEVTASPLQDQIHWCVRRIQLGDSGSGVFRELSRRMPIDAMELFATTMSVHWETGGSLAPVLASVARVARDRQEVARRIRSNIAQSQFSTIAVLLLIYFVALVLWLDRPDVMKEFASSSLGSAAIAATIVLQAVGIVWMNAISRPKA; encoded by the coding sequence ATGGCCACACTCATCATTCTAGCCATCACGCTGTTCGTGCTCGCAGGTGCGACGCTGGCGCTGCGTCGATCACTCGCCGGTGCAACCGCGGGCAATCGGCTCGGCGATAGCATCGAGTTGCTTTCACCGACGAAGACGCCACAAGTCGAGGCGAGTTCAGCACGTGCGGACCGTCGTCGGATCATTCAGCCGCTCTTGCGTCCGTTGCGGTGGGTGCCCTACCTCGTTGGTGCCTTGATTTCATTGACGATCGGCCTGCTGACCTCGATTCCCATTTCGATAGTGGCCGCGATTGGACTGGTGGTGGCTCTGTTGCTGGCGCAACTCGAAGTCGGCTGGCACGCTTGGCGACTCAGCCGGATTGAGCGGCAGTTGATTGATTTACTGGACATGATGATTCCGATGCTGCGCAGCGGTGCCGGAGCGTCGGCGGCATTGGCGGCGGCTTCCGAGGTCACGGCTTCGCCCTTGCAGGATCAAATTCACTGGTGTGTGCGACGAATCCAGCTTGGCGATTCCGGAAGCGGTGTCTTCCGTGAGCTCTCCCGGCGGATGCCGATTGATGCGATGGAGTTGTTTGCAACGACGATGAGCGTGCACTGGGAAACGGGTGGTTCGCTGGCTCCGGTGCTGGCGTCCGTCGCGCGAGTCGCGCGTGACCGGCAAGAGGTGGCACGGCGGATTCGCAGCAACATTGCTCAAAGCCAATTTTCGACGATCGCGGTGTTGTTGTTGATCTACTTTGTCGCGTTGGTGTTGTGGCTGGATCGACCGGACGTGATGAAAGAATTTGCGAGCAGTTCGCTCGGTTCGGCAGCCATCGCGGCCACGATCGTATTGCAGGCTGTTGGAATTGTTTGGATGAACGCAATCAGTCGGCCAAAGGCATGA
- a CDS encoding AAA family ATPase gives MTKFLAVVQSDSLEIELEAATSALEGDHSLDFSIDLSSAIHQMRHDAPDLLLVELSGSRESLDAWQHAIEVHQITCPIIGILDDDADPSDGLLVEAVRVGFRDFLRRPASAGELAGVIRRVAKSRPESGRRGRLLAVASTKGGVGKSTIAINTAVHWAATTDQRVLLVDASLQLGVAASLLDLTPDMTIADVAAMQDRLDATMLREVTTRHESGLHVLAAPPTPADASEVDDTCMSIILGVAKSAFDLVIVDSFPLLDATTLAIFDRADHVAVVTENVVPTLTGTAAMLKTLDQLEVRRDRRSLILNRFQSCAGSLSAAEVAEQLGEPVAAVIKYDRRVLEAANLGRPVIMSRGWWGVGGSMRKLADELLRRTGTEPVSAVVATDRPTSGSVNSDQLPDQLPEQQVSS, from the coding sequence ATGACGAAGTTTCTCGCAGTCGTTCAATCGGACTCGCTGGAGATTGAACTGGAAGCCGCCACCTCGGCCCTCGAAGGGGATCACTCCCTCGATTTCAGCATCGATCTTTCGTCCGCGATTCACCAGATGCGGCACGATGCACCGGACCTGTTGCTCGTCGAGTTGTCGGGGTCACGCGAGTCGCTGGACGCGTGGCAGCATGCGATCGAAGTGCACCAGATCACTTGCCCGATCATCGGGATTCTGGATGATGACGCCGACCCCAGCGATGGCTTGTTGGTGGAAGCTGTCCGCGTCGGTTTTCGCGATTTCCTGCGGCGTCCGGCCAGTGCAGGAGAGCTTGCCGGTGTGATTCGCCGTGTCGCCAAATCGCGTCCCGAATCGGGGCGTCGCGGGAGGTTGTTGGCGGTCGCCAGCACCAAGGGTGGCGTCGGAAAGTCAACCATCGCCATCAACACAGCCGTTCACTGGGCCGCGACGACGGACCAGCGAGTCTTGTTGGTTGACGCATCGCTGCAATTGGGGGTCGCGGCCTCGCTCTTGGACTTGACGCCGGACATGACGATCGCCGATGTGGCCGCGATGCAGGATCGACTGGACGCCACGATGCTGCGTGAAGTCACCACGCGGCATGAATCTGGGTTGCACGTTTTGGCGGCGCCGCCGACACCGGCCGATGCATCCGAGGTGGACGACACTTGCATGTCGATCATCCTGGGGGTCGCGAAATCGGCGTTCGATTTGGTGATCGTCGATTCGTTTCCTCTGTTGGACGCGACGACGTTGGCGATCTTCGACCGAGCGGATCACGTCGCGGTGGTCACGGAGAATGTCGTGCCCACGCTGACCGGAACCGCGGCGATGCTGAAGACGTTGGATCAATTGGAGGTTCGCCGAGATCGGCGCTCGTTGATCCTGAATCGGTTCCAGAGTTGTGCGGGGAGCTTGTCGGCCGCCGAAGTGGCGGAGCAACTTGGCGAACCGGTCGCTGCGGTCATCAAATACGATCGTCGTGTTTTGGAAGCCGCGAACCTGGGCCGGCCCGTCATCATGTCACGCGGTTGGTGGGGCGTGGGTGGCTCGATGCGAAAGTTGGCAGATGAGTTGCTCAGGCGGACTGGCACAGAACCTGTCTCGGCCGTTGTCGCGACCGACCGTCCCACAAGCGGGAGTGTGAATTCCGATCAGCTACCTGATCAGCTACCCGAGCAGCAGGTCAGCTCATGA
- the tnpA gene encoding IS200/IS605 family transposase translates to MSTFHSLHYHITFSTKHRKPWIKVDWRDRMHAYLGGIVKEISGVPLCVGGVDDHVHLLVGLKTTHCIADFMRELKGSTSRWVHKEIGYPPFQWQDGYAVFSLSPSAIPEVRRYIENQDEHHRKRTFREELIEMLDRAGVKYDPRYLD, encoded by the coding sequence ATGTCGACCTTTCATAGCTTGCACTACCACATCACCTTCTCCACCAAACATCGCAAACCCTGGATCAAGGTCGATTGGCGAGATCGGATGCATGCCTATTTGGGAGGAATCGTGAAGGAAATCAGCGGCGTTCCTCTTTGCGTCGGTGGTGTCGATGATCACGTCCACCTGCTCGTCGGACTCAAGACAACGCATTGCATCGCCGACTTCATGCGAGAATTGAAAGGATCGACCAGCCGATGGGTCCATAAGGAGATCGGTTACCCGCCCTTCCAGTGGCAAGACGGCTACGCCGTGTTTTCGCTCAGCCCATCGGCCATCCCCGAGGTTCGGCGATACATCGAAAACCAAGACGAACACCATCGCAAGCGAACGTTCCGAGAGGAGCTGATCGAAATGCTCGATCGAGCTGGAGTGAAGTACGATCCGAGATACTTGGATTGA
- a CDS encoding DUF192 domain-containing protein, with amino-acid sequence MRHLIDAATNEVLLNQVEVADTFWRRFKGLQFRSSLPADTGLLITPCSSLHTCFMRFPIDVVMLDRELCIVGIRQQVRPWKVVLCAPGTKSVIEMSSVSKHWAVGRKLKIVSGTEECPCSQ; translated from the coding sequence ATGAGACACTTGATTGACGCGGCCACGAACGAAGTTCTGTTGAACCAAGTCGAAGTCGCCGACACCTTTTGGCGACGATTCAAAGGCTTGCAGTTTCGATCGTCGCTGCCGGCTGATACCGGATTGTTGATCACACCCTGTTCGTCTCTCCACACATGTTTCATGCGGTTTCCGATCGACGTGGTCATGTTGGACCGAGAATTATGCATCGTTGGAATTCGGCAGCAGGTTCGCCCTTGGAAAGTCGTCCTTTGTGCTCCGGGTACCAAGTCAGTCATTGAAATGTCGTCGGTTTCGAAACATTGGGCGGTCGGTCGGAAGCTCAAAATTGTCAGCGGTACCGAAGAATGTCCTTGTAGTCAGTAA
- a CDS encoding type II secretion system F family protein, with protein sequence MSVSLRVTIVVVLWLGIILVCYSVWRRYQRRGEALDRLQRDVTRTDSSKIEENQISWLRRRMMLAGYGTPAAGTLLVVSTIVMLVGGIFCALLFRWSGLQQVFLEGIESVPGGLSGMLAPVVIVSPWLIAVMVAALPILVVRASRRTRVAQVSRDLPLAMDLWATLSEGGLGFDAALDRWQRTQRPDRVLASACRGFQRDLLGGMRRSVAFRRLAGRLDVPPLTRFTAAMIQSEQMGASVSETLRLQAEDVRAERREKSMAFAQSLATKRVIPLVVCFLPGLFVWPLGPFFTQLLRIVDSLTGGGG encoded by the coding sequence ATGAGCGTATCGCTGCGAGTCACGATCGTCGTTGTCCTTTGGCTGGGCATCATCCTTGTTTGCTATTCCGTTTGGCGAAGGTACCAACGGCGTGGTGAGGCGTTGGACCGTTTGCAACGGGACGTGACGCGAACGGACTCATCCAAAATCGAAGAAAACCAAATCAGTTGGCTTCGTCGGCGGATGATGCTGGCTGGCTATGGAACGCCGGCCGCCGGCACGCTGCTCGTTGTCTCAACGATCGTGATGTTGGTGGGTGGGATTTTCTGCGCGTTGCTGTTTCGGTGGTCGGGACTGCAACAAGTCTTCTTGGAAGGGATCGAATCGGTGCCCGGCGGGCTGTCGGGGATGCTGGCGCCGGTGGTGATCGTTTCGCCCTGGTTGATCGCTGTGATGGTGGCTGCCTTGCCAATTCTGGTGGTGCGAGCATCACGCCGCACTCGGGTGGCGCAAGTGTCACGTGACCTGCCGCTCGCGATGGACCTCTGGGCGACGCTCTCGGAAGGTGGACTTGGGTTTGATGCGGCCCTGGATCGTTGGCAAAGGACTCAACGACCGGACCGAGTGTTGGCGAGTGCGTGTCGAGGCTTTCAACGTGATTTGCTAGGGGGAATGCGACGGAGTGTTGCCTTTCGCAGGTTAGCGGGCCGGTTGGATGTGCCGCCGCTGACGAGATTCACTGCCGCGATGATTCAGTCCGAACAAATGGGGGCCAGCGTCTCTGAAACGTTGCGTCTGCAAGCCGAAGATGTCCGTGCCGAACGCCGTGAAAAGTCGATGGCATTCGCACAGTCTCTCGCGACGAAGCGTGTCATCCCGCTCGTGGTTTGTTTCCTGCCTGGTTTGTTCGTTTGGCCTCTCGGTCCATTCTTCACTCAGTTGCTGCGAATCGTTGATTCGTTGACGGGAGGTGGAGGATGA
- a CDS encoding DUF2946 family protein translates to MTSLFRPLVASLLCSLIVLGQAPAWLHVATCDSESHSQVTESASDTVFVCSHGCYHQATAPDASGSDADNAVPASHDSSSPHEHDPNTCGICQSLAAPVGVTWELVVVLPVESVSELTSVSPARLLSATLLSIPQPRGPPAIVA, encoded by the coding sequence ATGACTTCGCTGTTCCGGCCCCTCGTCGCTAGCCTGCTCTGCAGCCTGATCGTTCTCGGTCAGGCTCCGGCTTGGTTGCATGTGGCCACCTGTGACAGCGAGTCCCATTCGCAAGTGACGGAATCGGCGAGCGACACGGTTTTCGTTTGCTCGCATGGGTGCTATCACCAAGCGACCGCGCCGGACGCATCGGGTTCCGATGCAGACAACGCGGTCCCAGCTTCGCACGATTCGAGCAGCCCTCACGAGCACGATCCCAATACTTGCGGGATTTGCCAATCATTGGCGGCCCCCGTCGGTGTGACGTGGGAATTGGTGGTTGTTCTTCCGGTGGAGTCCGTTTCCGAGCTCACCAGCGTCTCGCCTGCTCGCCTCTTGTCGGCGACTCTTCTTTCGATCCCGCAGCCTCGCGGGCCACCCGCGATCGTTGCTTAG
- a CDS encoding TadE/TadG family type IV pilus assembly protein: MRSRCHKRSGQALVEFGLVALVLYMLVGGAITFGIWIYAAGQIQQAANVGARELSQTPLPFDETFEDALDQKIVRQRIYDDRWLVIDLDELEEEIPDYNFFQDVVPRMPLLNQQLAVLYVLETFDHDNDDATPPKRLMRYPGALLNRSQGESDESGIEYPDYVADDYVVQIPFVVERKEEHNNGGGAERIRWVCVVEEIDTEELPDDDSGANPDPFSLTNESAIPADPLDPPESEPPKGVVALRVHYPAQSTWLSSYQDRGAFVSNGGDPNVAIDDAVESLNPEAMKGSLHDSKPLVLENALGESVYAGTYGGKYGLGIHGAMTSPELTGSAIGIRPYRRVLVSHAIFRREVFLPSTEATP, encoded by the coding sequence GTGCGAAGTCGCTGCCACAAACGATCCGGTCAAGCACTCGTCGAGTTTGGACTCGTCGCGTTGGTGCTGTACATGCTGGTGGGTGGCGCGATCACGTTCGGCATCTGGATTTATGCGGCGGGGCAAATTCAACAAGCGGCCAATGTGGGCGCCCGGGAGCTTTCGCAAACGCCGCTGCCATTTGATGAGACGTTCGAGGATGCACTCGATCAGAAAATCGTCCGCCAGCGAATCTATGACGATCGCTGGTTGGTGATCGACTTGGATGAGCTGGAAGAGGAAATTCCTGACTACAACTTTTTCCAAGATGTGGTTCCACGCATGCCTCTGTTGAACCAACAGTTGGCGGTTCTTTATGTGCTCGAGACTTTCGATCATGACAACGACGACGCCACTCCGCCAAAGCGATTGATGCGGTATCCCGGTGCGTTGTTGAATCGCTCTCAAGGTGAGTCCGATGAGTCGGGGATCGAGTATCCCGACTATGTCGCAGACGATTACGTTGTTCAGATCCCTTTCGTTGTCGAGAGAAAAGAGGAGCACAACAACGGCGGTGGTGCCGAGCGAATTCGTTGGGTTTGTGTGGTCGAGGAAATCGACACAGAAGAATTGCCGGACGACGATTCAGGTGCCAATCCAGATCCTTTCTCATTGACCAATGAATCGGCGATTCCTGCCGATCCGCTTGATCCACCGGAATCGGAACCGCCCAAGGGCGTCGTGGCACTTCGTGTTCACTACCCCGCTCAGTCGACTTGGTTGAGCAGCTATCAAGACCGTGGTGCGTTTGTATCAAACGGCGGTGATCCCAATGTCGCCATCGATGATGCGGTCGAATCACTCAATCCTGAAGCCATGAAGGGATCGCTGCACGATAGCAAACCGCTCGTGTTGGAGAACGCTCTTGGCGAATCGGTCTACGCAGGAACTTACGGGGGTAAGTATGGGCTTGGTATTCATGGAGCGATGACCAGTCCCGAGTTGACGGGCAGTGCGATCGGCATTCGCCCGTACCGGCGAGTGCTCGTGTCACACGCCATCTTTCGCAGGGAAGTGTTTTTACCCTCCACTGAAGCGACTCCATAA
- a CDS encoding Flp family type IVb pilin has translation MRKFLNNKKGQGLVEYGLIIAGVALICAAAISVFGHKTSDLIGATAAILPGAHGEDNAALASGKLIETTAGAVGDPIELDAVTIAGNSGTDRLGVNVGLDTPADFGGLVLEP, from the coding sequence ATGCGTAAGTTTTTGAACAACAAGAAGGGCCAAGGCCTGGTTGAGTACGGTTTGATCATCGCCGGTGTGGCTTTGATCTGTGCCGCTGCCATTTCGGTCTTCGGTCACAAGACCAGCGATTTGATCGGTGCAACGGCAGCGATCTTGCCAGGTGCCCATGGTGAAGACAATGCAGCCTTGGCAAGCGGCAAGTTGATCGAAACGACTGCTGGAGCCGTCGGCGACCCAATTGAATTAGACGCCGTTACGATCGCGGGTAACTCCGGCACCGATCGACTTGGTGTAAACGTTGGGTTGGATACACCAGCCGACTTTGGTGGGTTGGTTCTCGAGCCGTAA
- a CDS encoding RcpC/CpaB family pilus assembly protein — protein MRKQKSSFGLIKILLAMLLVLVVLGGGLIASLFAAGVPMERLAFWRVDETRPDTISLPMNWQTIPAYSKVSRGDLVDPRTGGIHGVEIPLTALGGMSATMTDGEGGLVDKRIELAQRTDEGIVLQLEDGSVVTSRQLVKLGGAFTQATDIIGRVVKSDKSSGFAFAEANFFERGTPAGLAGATPPGMRAMTLEAAQLAGVHRISMGEQIDLVANIPLQKLSRFEFSTGSQLPGAELVADAGRANRDQEKETTARLVARQAVVLTPVVKRVSTETSASLSQGKRLLSVPVEEVVLAVAAEDVSAVTSALELGATVNVLVRSGRVDTNESSVDVPEGMVAVPIPGQTLLAYQTIRPTSFEDPATAYVRTIQVPVETASQSNWITDLSDLVGRIPRHDLPATVPIQEGDLMPAGTMTGLSGATPPGRVLFFLDTEGLIGGDAFEFGQHLDLVASRTEDQPRGGNRGGFANVTLTDAQRTRVEPIADDVIVVMPTRSPGNPTGRKSKDSKDSESPKLIVAVRPDQVAQLEYAVAVGSSLRATVRSGSSRVDALDLVSDTPQRVTVMKFDPLSDAKRTDIFVGGSREAQLFGAGE, from the coding sequence ATGCGAAAACAAAAATCATCCTTCGGGCTCATCAAAATCTTGCTGGCGATGTTGCTGGTCCTCGTGGTTCTCGGCGGTGGCCTGATCGCATCGCTGTTTGCTGCCGGTGTGCCAATGGAACGGCTTGCGTTCTGGCGTGTCGACGAAACTCGGCCTGACACGATCTCGCTGCCCATGAACTGGCAGACGATTCCGGCTTACAGCAAAGTCTCTCGCGGCGATTTGGTGGATCCCCGCACGGGCGGCATCCATGGGGTCGAAATTCCACTGACAGCGCTCGGGGGCATGAGTGCAACGATGACGGATGGCGAAGGGGGGCTGGTCGACAAACGAATTGAACTCGCTCAGCGGACCGACGAGGGGATCGTCTTGCAACTCGAAGATGGATCGGTCGTCACCAGTCGCCAATTGGTGAAACTGGGGGGCGCGTTCACGCAGGCAACGGACATCATCGGCCGGGTCGTCAAGAGCGACAAGTCGTCCGGATTTGCGTTCGCCGAAGCCAACTTTTTCGAGCGTGGGACGCCGGCAGGTTTGGCCGGTGCGACTCCCCCGGGCATGCGTGCGATGACGTTGGAAGCCGCTCAGCTCGCTGGCGTGCATCGTATCAGCATGGGCGAACAGATCGACTTGGTGGCCAATATCCCGCTGCAGAAACTCAGCCGCTTTGAGTTCTCGACTGGCAGTCAATTGCCTGGGGCAGAGTTGGTGGCGGATGCGGGACGCGCCAATCGTGACCAAGAAAAGGAGACGACCGCGCGGTTGGTCGCTCGGCAAGCGGTGGTGCTGACCCCGGTCGTCAAGCGAGTCAGCACCGAAACATCGGCTTCGCTTTCGCAGGGCAAGCGACTGTTGAGCGTGCCGGTGGAGGAAGTGGTGTTGGCAGTTGCCGCCGAAGACGTCTCCGCGGTCACGTCCGCGTTGGAATTGGGGGCAACAGTCAACGTCTTGGTCCGCAGCGGTCGAGTCGACACAAACGAATCGTCGGTGGATGTTCCCGAGGGCATGGTGGCGGTTCCGATTCCCGGGCAAACCTTGTTGGCCTACCAAACCATTCGTCCGACCAGCTTTGAAGATCCGGCGACAGCTTACGTGCGAACGATCCAGGTGCCCGTGGAAACGGCGAGTCAATCGAACTGGATCACGGATCTTTCGGACTTGGTGGGGCGAATTCCACGTCACGATTTGCCGGCCACCGTGCCGATCCAGGAGGGCGACTTGATGCCGGCAGGCACGATGACGGGATTGTCCGGTGCGACGCCGCCGGGAAGGGTCTTGTTCTTTCTCGATACCGAGGGACTGATCGGTGGGGATGCATTCGAGTTCGGTCAGCACTTGGATCTCGTGGCCAGCCGGACGGAAGATCAACCTCGGGGGGGCAATCGAGGCGGATTTGCCAACGTGACGCTCACGGATGCTCAGCGGACTCGCGTGGAACCGATTGCGGACGATGTCATTGTCGTGATGCCGACCCGATCCCCTGGCAATCCGACGGGCAGGAAATCGAAGGACTCGAAGGATTCCGAGTCGCCCAAGTTGATCGTTGCGGTTCGCCCCGATCAGGTCGCTCAGTTGGAATACGCCGTCGCGGTTGGTTCCAGTTTGCGAGCGACGGTTCGGTCGGGCAGTTCGCGGGTCGACGCGTTGGATTTGGTGAGCGACACGCCGCAACGAGTGACCGTGATGAAGTTCGATCCGCTTTCGGATGCCAAGCGAACCGATATTTTCGTCGGCGGTTCGCGAGAAGCCCAGTTGTTTGGGGCGGGAGAATGA
- a CDS encoding pilus assembly protein TadG-related protein, with protein MLILVVMLLFALLAIAGLLIDIGMARLTQAHMQSVSDAAAIEGGWQLAMGADKETTRDAVVRRAAEMSESWGPHRIELEDGYDLNDDGKRESSQTIKRDTLGDPVRPMLDPNVDNDIAGDIVLGEYMRGEVPDDLPGQPSGYDRSPAFEPNDEDPNSILVRLRRTGEAALAGGTSAERLTYLWSRGSLLDLSLKGDGIAVRSESIATLAPAVAIGRAFENPVGLPSANQLAFDFADWQDSGFADAFPVGSLKQLEDYDSEFEDCNPLSIGHRVTDISEVTLPDEPQFYSMFSSFEDDNGDDLDVVVGFVFARITEDEDEDEDEDEYRVEILRFVSTGKFANFTTDFDAALPTLHYDAQSTEIASQVIRFSLGKLSERNVVRAPVLVRSQQIQGGTP; from the coding sequence GTGTTGATTCTGGTGGTGATGCTGCTCTTCGCATTGCTGGCGATCGCGGGGCTGTTGATCGACATCGGAATGGCTCGGCTCACCCAGGCTCACATGCAATCGGTTTCTGACGCCGCCGCGATCGAAGGTGGTTGGCAGTTGGCGATGGGGGCCGATAAGGAAACAACGCGAGACGCGGTCGTCCGTCGTGCCGCAGAGATGTCCGAGAGTTGGGGACCGCATCGCATTGAGCTGGAAGATGGTTATGACCTCAACGATGACGGCAAACGGGAGAGCTCCCAAACGATCAAACGAGACACGCTCGGCGATCCCGTTCGTCCGATGCTGGATCCCAATGTCGACAACGACATCGCGGGCGACATCGTGCTCGGTGAGTATATGCGTGGCGAGGTGCCAGACGATTTACCTGGTCAGCCCAGTGGGTACGACCGCAGCCCGGCGTTTGAACCAAACGACGAGGACCCGAATTCGATCTTGGTTCGCCTACGTCGGACGGGCGAAGCCGCCCTCGCAGGAGGCACCTCAGCGGAACGTTTGACGTACCTGTGGAGTCGCGGTTCGCTCCTCGACTTGAGTTTGAAAGGTGATGGCATCGCTGTCCGTAGTGAGTCGATCGCGACGCTGGCTCCGGCGGTGGCGATCGGTCGAGCGTTTGAGAATCCAGTTGGATTGCCATCAGCGAATCAGCTGGCCTTTGACTTTGCAGATTGGCAGGATTCGGGTTTCGCTGATGCTTTCCCAGTGGGATCACTGAAGCAACTTGAAGACTACGATTCAGAATTTGAGGATTGCAATCCACTGTCGATTGGTCACCGAGTCACCGACATTTCTGAAGTGACTTTGCCAGACGAACCGCAATTCTACTCCATGTTTTCTAGCTTCGAAGATGACAATGGCGACGATCTCGATGTCGTCGTTGGTTTTGTTTTTGCGAGAATCACCGAAGACGAAGACGAAGACGAAGACGAAGACGAATATCGAGTTGAGATTCTTCGATTCGTCAGCACCGGTAAGTTCGCCAATTTTACGACCGACTTTGATGCTGCTTTGCCGACGCTGCACTATGACGCTCAATCTACTGAGATTGCATCGCAAGTCATTCGCTTTTCACTGGGAAAGCTTTCGGAACGAAACGTCGTTCGTGCCCCAGTCCTGGTCCGCAGTCAACAAATCCAAGGAGGCACGCCATGA
- a CDS encoding CpaF family protein gives MSDSNLRSRLGKVGRPTRLTTSKPQPERLTEDTAKQATDPARRGRAVTVKGRLHGQLLDDLDRRGLLTADNEQLKEEVDAFVADIAASEQLPLNDSERSRLAADLLEETLGLGPLAPLMADPSVTDILVNGPHHVFVERYGKLELTEVEFRDDDHLTRIIQRIATRVGRRIDESQPMVDARLPDGSRVNATLPPVTLDGPTLSIRRFGRRRLRGEELQRLGMFSETMAEFFAIAVRSRLNILISGGTGSGKSTFLGAICESIPDDERVVTIEDAAELVLDQLHVVRMETRPANVEGRGKITARDLVVNALRMRPDRIIVGEVRAGETLDMLQAMNTGHDGSLTTVHANSPRDAISRLSTMVLMSGMELPPTAIREQIVSAIDLIFHVRRYEDGVRRVESVDELVGLEGSTPQLQQIFRFNVSGRKGKRLQGTHVATGTVPRLVEKLHARAIDVPTSWFEKVER, from the coding sequence ATGAGCGACTCGAATCTACGATCTCGGCTGGGCAAGGTTGGACGCCCGACTCGATTGACGACCAGCAAGCCGCAACCGGAACGACTCACCGAAGACACGGCCAAGCAAGCCACTGACCCGGCCCGTCGCGGTCGAGCGGTGACTGTCAAGGGACGTTTGCATGGTCAGTTGCTCGATGACCTGGATCGTCGCGGGTTGCTGACCGCCGACAACGAACAACTCAAGGAGGAAGTCGATGCGTTTGTGGCTGACATTGCTGCCAGTGAGCAGTTGCCACTGAACGATTCGGAACGGTCGCGTCTCGCAGCCGACTTGTTGGAAGAAACGCTCGGGTTGGGGCCATTGGCACCGCTGATGGCGGATCCGTCGGTGACCGACATCCTGGTCAACGGCCCGCATCATGTTTTCGTGGAACGATATGGCAAACTGGAACTCACCGAGGTCGAGTTCCGGGATGACGATCACCTGACCCGAATCATCCAGCGAATTGCGACTCGCGTGGGACGACGGATCGATGAGTCGCAGCCCATGGTGGATGCACGGCTTCCTGATGGCAGTCGTGTCAATGCGACCTTGCCTCCGGTGACCTTGGACGGACCGACGCTATCGATTCGTCGCTTTGGTCGCCGTCGATTGCGGGGGGAGGAACTGCAGCGACTGGGGATGTTCAGTGAAACGATGGCGGAGTTCTTTGCCATCGCCGTTCGGTCCCGTTTGAACATTCTGATCAGTGGGGGAACCGGCAGCGGCAAGAGCACGTTCTTGGGGGCGATCTGTGAGAGCATCCCCGACGATGAACGCGTGGTGACGATTGAAGACGCCGCGGAATTGGTGCTGGATCAACTGCATGTGGTTCGCATGGAAACGCGACCGGCAAATGTGGAAGGGCGTGGCAAAATCACGGCTCGCGATTTGGTGGTCAATGCATTGCGGATGCGTCCTGACCGCATCATTGTCGGCGAAGTTCGCGCTGGCGAAACGCTGGACATGTTGCAGGCTATGAACACAGGGCACGATGGTTCACTGACGACGGTTCACGCCAACAGCCCTCGCGATGCGATCTCACGATTGTCGACGATGGTTTTGATGAGCGGCATGGAGTTGCCGCCCACGGCGATTCGCGAACAGATTGTCTCGGCAATTGATTTGATCTTTCACGTCCGTCGTTATGAAGACGGCGTGCGTCGGGTTGAGTCGGTCGATGAATTGGTCGGGTTGGAAGGCAGCACGCCCCAGTTGCAACAGATCTTTCGGTTCAACGTTTCCGGTCGCAAGGGAAAGCGTTTGCAAGGAACGCACGTGGCCACGGGAACGGTGCCGCGTTTGGTCGAGAAGCTGCATGCTCGAGCGATCGATGTGCCGACCTCGTGGTTTGAAAAAGTGGAGCGTTGA